The proteins below are encoded in one region of Dioscorea cayenensis subsp. rotundata cultivar TDr96_F1 chromosome 18, TDr96_F1_v2_PseudoChromosome.rev07_lg8_w22 25.fasta, whole genome shotgun sequence:
- the LOC120281739 gene encoding uncharacterized protein LOC120281739, which yields MMMMMMKPGNQSEGVRDSAALVSSNSAMDLKASRLMQCASVYQSIGEESPLEGDSSFYSTNKEKPLVDAFPDPLCKLNLKETSDFVKAFPVSTNNNKESSALRRREVVSFVGQKRLDAPSTPGRPIFSFSPWNPPRRSIPSKWDDAQKWLISSSCHESPAHGIKPYDSSVVSKQNDGFHQKGDAFAELLSSNKETVPVFLKDKFTDNVEQVLTNFQPLEPMKEGFVFKSSFFEPMKDAAEVQHRDIGTEMTPLGSSTTSRCHTPIKSTSPLRHNTPASRSGPLFASSNTTIDISELNDCHFAKLELCSQYDAMVSNWSSREEEEQEISKSLRHFDISDGRKSVAECRASLWEDKEKIKSCTRYQREEAKIQAWVDLQNAKAEEQSRKLEVKIQKMRSNLEEKLMKRMAIVHRRAKECRAAAQLQHSQQLLRAYEQAQKIKIQQKQQQQQASLFTDHTSCGCFSCSTII from the exons atgatgatgatgatgatgaaacctGGGAATCAAAGTGAAGGAGTTAGAGATTCTGCTGCTTTAGTTTCCAGCAACAGTGCCATGGACCTCAAAGCCTCCAGACTAATGCAATGTGCTTCTGTTTACCAGTCCATAGGAGAg GAGTCTCCATTGGAGGGTGATTCAAGCTTCTACAgcacaaacaaagaaaagccaCTGGTAGATGCCTTTCCTGATCCACTGTGCAAGCTCAATCTCAAGGAGACATCAGACTTTGTGAAGGCTTTTCCAGTGAGCACCAATAACAACAAGGAAAGCTCAGCTCTGAGGAGGAGAGAGGTTGTGAGCTTTGTTGGGCAAAAGAGGCTGGATGCTCCTTCCACTCCTGGAAGACCAATCTTTAGTTTCAGCCCTTGGAATCCACCCAGGAGGAGCATACCTTCCAAGTGGGATGATGCTCAGAAATGGTTAATCAGCAGCTCATGCCATGAATCCCCTGCCCATGGGATAAAGCCTTATGATTCTTCAGTGGTTTCCAAGCAAAATGATGGTTTTCACCAGAAAGGTGATGCCTTTGCAGAGTTACTGAGCTCTAACAAGGAAACAGTCCCTGTGTTTCTGAAAG ATAAGTTCACAGACAATGTGGAGCAAGTCTTGACCAATTTCCAACCTTTAGAACCCATGAAAGAAGGTTTTGTGTTCAAAAGCTCATTCTTTGAGCCCATGAAAGATGCTGCTGAGGTTCAACATAGAGACATTGGTACAGAGATGACTCCTCTGGGAAGCTCTACAACATCAAGATGTCACACTCCTATTAAAAGCACTTCACCTTTAAGGCACAACACTCCAGCCAGCAGGTCTGGTCCTTTGTTCGCCTCTAGTAACACCACCATTGATATTTCTGAGCTCAATGACTGCCACTTTGCAAAGCTTGAACTGTGTTCTCAGTATGATGCCATGGTTTCAAATTGGAGCTCAAGAGAAGAGGAGGAACAGGAGATTTCAAAGAGTTTAAGGCATTTTGATATTAGTGATGGAAGGAAGAGTGTTGCTGAATGTAGAGCATCTTTATGGGAAGATAAGGAGAAGATCAAGAGTTGTACAAG GTATCAGAGAGAAGAAGCAAAGATTCAAGCTTGGGTAGACCTTCAGAATGCAAAAGCAGAAGAACAGAGCAGAAAACTGGAG GTGAAAATACAGAAGATGAGATCTAATTTAGAGGAGAAATTGATGAAAAGAATGGCAATTGTTCACAGGAGAGCTAAAGAGTGCAGAGCAGCAGCCCAGCTACAGCATTCACAGCAGCTTTTGAGAGCTTATGAACAAGCACAAAAGATCAAAATCCAACAGaaacagcaacagcaacaggCATCTCTTTTCACTGACCACACATCCTGTGGCTGTTTCTCATGCAGCACCATTATCTGA